One part of the Sorangiineae bacterium MSr11954 genome encodes these proteins:
- a CDS encoding alpha/beta hydrolase: protein MSSSVASIRSVSSSPSSISSIASAGSGEPVVLLHSGGMSSRQWRRLMDRLAAGYRVLAPDFIGSGDNPPWPQGEPFHFDMDVAAVEAIVRDLARPIHLVGHSYGGFIAATLARKNPDIIRSLTLFDPVAMGVLHDAEDPEGLANLGTVDGEDAFNDPALGGGDAWMEQFVDYWNGPGSWRALPATTRDAFLRVGKKVFYEVTTLLRDRTPCAAYGGVKAPALLLTGESSPIAARRVVHLLSESLPDATAHTIAGAGHMAPITHAGAVNDLIVQHIERAAGAA, encoded by the coding sequence ATGTCGTCTTCTGTTGCGTCCATCCGGTCTGTCTCGTCCTCCCCGTCTTCGATTTCGTCCATTGCCTCCGCGGGCTCCGGGGAGCCCGTCGTTCTTTTGCACAGCGGGGGAATGTCCTCGCGTCAGTGGCGGAGGTTGATGGATCGTCTGGCGGCCGGCTACCGAGTTCTTGCTCCGGATTTCATCGGGTCGGGGGACAATCCTCCGTGGCCCCAGGGCGAGCCCTTCCACTTCGACATGGACGTGGCGGCCGTCGAGGCCATCGTGCGCGATCTCGCTCGGCCCATCCACCTCGTCGGGCACTCGTACGGCGGCTTCATCGCCGCGACCTTGGCCCGCAAAAATCCGGATATCATCCGCTCGCTCACCCTGTTCGATCCGGTGGCCATGGGCGTTCTTCACGACGCGGAGGACCCGGAAGGTCTCGCCAATCTCGGCACGGTCGATGGAGAAGATGCGTTCAACGATCCCGCCCTTGGCGGCGGCGATGCGTGGATGGAACAGTTCGTCGACTATTGGAACGGTCCCGGAAGCTGGCGCGCGCTGCCCGCGACCACGCGCGACGCGTTCTTGCGTGTGGGCAAAAAGGTGTTCTACGAGGTAACGACGCTCCTGCGCGATCGCACGCCGTGCGCGGCCTACGGCGGGGTGAAGGCCCCCGCGCTGCTCCTCACCGGCGAGAGCTCGCCGATCGCCGCGCGCCGGGTGGTGCACCTTTTGTCCGAATCGCTGCCCGACGCCACGGCGCATACCATCGCGGGGGCGGGGCATATGGCGCCGATCACCCATGCGGGCGCCGTGAACGATCTCATCGTGCAGCATATCGAACGAGCGGCGGGCGCGGCCTGA